From a single Mycolicibacterium moriokaense genomic region:
- the dnaA gene encoding chromosomal replication initiator protein DnaA — translation MTADPDPPFVAIWNTVVAELNGDIEAVGVANGDAGTVLTPQQRAWLKLVKPLVITEGFALLSVPTPFVQNEIERHLREPIINALSRQLGQRVELGVRIAAPETNEPDDGGLNGYGAAPTVAEADDIDDDIDEDQAALASAEESWPTYFSRRAQSDVADESTAVNLNRRYTFDTFVIGASNRFAHAASLAIAEAPARAYNPLFIWGESGLGKTHLLHAAGNYAQRLFPGMRVKYVSTEEFTNDFINSLRDDRKASFKRSYRDIDVLLVDDIQFIEGKEGIQEEFFHTFNTLHNANKQIVISSDRPPKQLATLEDRLRTRFEWGLITDVQPPELETRIAILRKKAQMDRLDVPGDVLELIASSIERNIRELEGALIRVTAFASLNKTSIDKSLAEIVLRDLISDATTMQISTAAIMAATAEYFETTVEELRGPGKTRALAQSRQIAMYLCRELTDLSLPKIGQAFGRDHTTVMYAEKKIRGEMAERREVFDHVKELTTRIRQRAKR, via the coding sequence TTGACAGCTGACCCCGATCCACCTTTCGTAGCCATCTGGAACACGGTCGTAGCCGAACTCAACGGTGACATCGAAGCGGTCGGAGTGGCGAACGGTGACGCCGGCACGGTGCTCACGCCGCAGCAAAGGGCGTGGCTGAAGCTGGTCAAACCTCTGGTCATCACGGAGGGCTTTGCCCTGTTGTCCGTTCCCACCCCGTTCGTCCAGAACGAGATCGAACGCCACCTGCGTGAGCCGATCATCAACGCGCTCAGCCGTCAGCTCGGTCAGCGCGTGGAACTCGGCGTTCGTATCGCCGCACCCGAAACCAACGAACCCGACGACGGGGGACTCAACGGATACGGCGCTGCCCCGACAGTCGCCGAGGCCGACGACATCGACGACGACATCGACGAGGACCAGGCCGCGCTCGCCAGCGCGGAGGAGAGTTGGCCCACCTACTTCTCCCGCCGCGCGCAGAGCGATGTCGCCGACGAGTCGACCGCAGTCAACCTGAATCGCAGGTACACCTTCGACACCTTCGTCATCGGTGCCTCCAACCGGTTCGCGCACGCCGCGTCGCTCGCGATCGCCGAGGCGCCTGCCCGGGCTTACAACCCGCTCTTCATCTGGGGTGAATCCGGCCTCGGTAAGACTCACCTGCTTCACGCGGCAGGCAACTACGCCCAGCGCCTCTTCCCCGGGATGCGGGTCAAGTACGTCTCCACCGAGGAATTCACGAACGACTTCATCAACTCCCTGCGCGATGACCGCAAGGCGTCGTTCAAGCGCAGTTACCGCGACATCGACGTTCTGCTGGTCGATGACATCCAGTTCATCGAGGGCAAGGAAGGTATCCAGGAGGAGTTCTTCCATACCTTCAACACGCTGCACAACGCGAACAAGCAGATCGTCATCTCCTCGGACCGGCCACCGAAACAGCTGGCGACACTCGAGGACCGGCTTCGCACTCGATTCGAGTGGGGTCTGATCACCGATGTTCAGCCGCCCGAGCTCGAGACCCGCATCGCTATCCTGCGCAAGAAGGCGCAGATGGATCGCCTCGATGTGCCCGGTGACGTTCTCGAACTCATCGCGAGCAGCATCGAACGCAACATCCGCGAACTCGAGGGCGCACTGATTCGTGTGACCGCGTTCGCCTCGCTGAACAAGACGTCGATCGACAAGTCGCTCGCCGAGATCGTGCTGCGCGATCTCATCTCCGACGCGACCACCATGCAGATCAGCACCGCGGCGATCATGGCGGCGACGGCCGAGTACTTCGAGACCACCGTCGAGGAACTGCGGGGCCCCGGTAAGACACGCGCCCTCGCACAGTCCCGCCAAATCGCGATGTACCTGTGCCGCGAACTCACCGATCTGTCGTTGCCCAAGATCGGCCAGGCATTCGGTCGCGACCACACCACGGTCATGTATGCCGAGAAGAAGATCCGCGGCGAGATGGCTGAACGCCGCGAGGTCTTCGATCACGTCAAGGAACTCACGACGCGAATCCGGCAGCGCGCCAAGCGCTGA
- the dnaN gene encoding DNA polymerase III subunit beta, which produces MATTTVGVTDLKFRLVREDFADAVAWVARNLPNRPTVPVLAGVLLTGSEDGLTISGFDYEVSAEVQVAAEIASPGSVLVSGRLLSDITRALPAKPIDVSVEGTRVSLTCGSARFSLPTMAVEDYPTLPALPDETGVVSAELFAEAIGQVAVAAGRDDTLPMLTGIRVEISGENVILAATDRFRLAVRELTWSTASADTEAAVLVPAKTLAEAAKAGIDGSEVHLALGSGADVGKEGLLGIRSNGKRSTTRLLDAEFPKFRQLLPTEHTAIATIGVAELTEAIKRVALVADRGAQVRMEFADDVLRLSAGADDVGRAEEDLPVTFAGEPLTIAFNPTYLTDGLGSLHSERVTFGFTTPSRPAVLRPATDGDGNVGATGPFPAAQSDYVYLLMPVRLPG; this is translated from the coding sequence GTGGCGACCACAACCGTTGGTGTCACCGATTTGAAGTTCCGTCTGGTGCGCGAAGACTTCGCCGATGCCGTGGCCTGGGTGGCGCGCAACCTGCCGAACCGGCCGACCGTTCCGGTCCTGGCGGGTGTGCTTCTCACCGGCTCCGAGGACGGGTTGACCATCTCCGGGTTCGACTACGAAGTGTCGGCCGAGGTGCAGGTGGCAGCCGAAATAGCTTCTCCTGGAAGCGTTTTGGTATCCGGACGACTGCTCTCGGATATCACCAGAGCGTTGCCGGCCAAGCCGATCGACGTCAGCGTGGAGGGCACCCGGGTGTCGTTGACCTGCGGTAGCGCCAGGTTCTCGTTGCCGACCATGGCGGTTGAGGATTACCCGACGTTGCCTGCCCTACCTGACGAGACAGGTGTCGTTTCGGCTGAACTGTTCGCCGAAGCCATCGGCCAGGTGGCGGTGGCGGCCGGCCGCGACGACACACTGCCGATGCTGACCGGTATCCGCGTCGAGATTTCCGGTGAGAACGTGATTTTGGCGGCGACCGATCGGTTCCGGCTTGCGGTTCGGGAGTTGACATGGTCGACCGCATCGGCGGACACGGAGGCCGCGGTGTTGGTTCCCGCCAAGACGCTGGCCGAAGCCGCCAAGGCCGGCATCGACGGATCCGAGGTCCACCTGGCGTTGGGCTCTGGTGCCGATGTCGGAAAGGAAGGGTTGCTCGGTATCCGCAGCAACGGGAAGCGCAGCACCACCCGACTGCTTGACGCGGAGTTCCCGAAGTTCCGTCAGCTCTTGCCGACGGAACACACGGCGATCGCGACCATAGGCGTGGCCGAGCTCACCGAGGCGATCAAACGCGTCGCGCTGGTCGCCGACCGTGGCGCGCAGGTTCGCATGGAATTCGCCGACGACGTCCTGCGGCTGTCTGCGGGTGCGGATGACGTCGGGCGCGCGGAAGAAGATCTGCCGGTCACCTTCGCAGGTGAGCCGCTGACCATCGCATTCAACCCGACGTATCTCACGGACGGGTTGGGGTCGCTGCACTCCGAGCGCGTGACATTCGGGTTCACGACACCCAGTCGGCCAGCGGTGTTGCGGCCGGCGACCGACGGTGATGGGAATGTCGGCGCGACGGGACCCTTCCCGGCGGCGCAGAGCGATTACGTCTATCTGTTGATGCCGGTGCGGCTTCCTGGCTGA
- the gnd gene encoding phosphogluconate dehydrogenase (NAD(+)-dependent, decarboxylating) → MQLGLVGLGKMGFNMRQRLREGGHEVIGYDPRPEVSDVPTLAALAEALDAPRAVWVMVPSGHITDETITSLAEVLSPGDLVIDGGNSRYTEDAPHAKLLGDKGIAFIDAGVSGGIWGLTEGYGLMVGGSKEDVDRVMPIFDTLRPPGELADGFVHAGPVGAGHYAKMVHNGIEYGLMMAYAEGYELLAAEDLIEDTQAVIQAWTNGTVVRSWLQQLLAKALKEDPEFHDITGYTEDSGEGRWTVEEAINHRVPMPVIAASLFARFASRQEDSPTMKAVSALRNQFGGHAVTRISESG, encoded by the coding sequence ATGCAATTGGGTCTGGTCGGTCTGGGCAAGATGGGTTTCAACATGCGCCAGCGCTTGCGCGAGGGCGGGCACGAAGTCATCGGCTACGACCCGAGACCGGAAGTTTCCGACGTCCCGACGCTGGCGGCGCTCGCCGAGGCACTCGACGCTCCCCGTGCGGTGTGGGTGATGGTGCCGTCGGGCCACATCACCGATGAGACCATCACCTCACTGGCGGAGGTGCTCAGCCCCGGTGACCTGGTGATCGACGGCGGCAACTCCCGCTACACCGAGGACGCTCCGCACGCAAAACTCTTGGGAGACAAGGGTATTGCCTTTATTGACGCCGGCGTGTCGGGCGGTATCTGGGGGCTGACCGAAGGCTACGGCCTGATGGTGGGTGGCAGCAAAGAAGACGTCGACCGGGTCATGCCGATCTTCGACACATTGCGTCCCCCCGGCGAGTTGGCGGACGGATTCGTCCACGCCGGACCCGTCGGCGCCGGCCATTACGCGAAGATGGTCCACAACGGCATCGAGTACGGCCTGATGATGGCCTATGCGGAGGGGTATGAACTGCTGGCGGCCGAGGATCTGATCGAGGACACCCAGGCCGTCATCCAGGCGTGGACCAACGGGACCGTGGTGAGGTCCTGGCTGCAGCAGCTGCTGGCCAAGGCGCTCAAGGAAGACCCGGAATTCCACGACATCACCGGCTATACCGAAGACTCCGGCGAGGGCCGCTGGACCGTGGAGGAGGCGATCAACCACCGTGTTCCCATGCCGGTGATCGCGGCGTCGCTGTTCGCGAGATTTGCGTCGCGCCAAGAGGACTCGCCCACGATGAAGGCGGTGTCGGCGTTGCGGAACCAGTTCGGCGGCCACGCCGTGACAAGGATAAGCGAGTCCGGATAG
- the recF gene encoding DNA replication/repair protein RecF (All proteins in this family for which functions are known are DNA-binding proteins that assist the filamentation of RecA onto DNA for the initiation of recombination or recombinational repair.) produces MYIRNLALTDFRSWARVEIDLAPGRTVFVAPNGFGKTNIVEALWYSSTLGSHRVGTDAPLIRAGAQRAVVSTIVVNDGRELAVDLEINAGRANKARLNRSPVRSAREILGALRAVLFAPEDLALVRGDPSERRRYLDELATTRRPQVAAIRADYEKVLKQRTALLKSAAGARYRGDRSMLDTLDVWDGHLAAHGSRLIAARVGLVNQLAPEVEKAYQLLAPASRPAAIRYRSGVELVESEAAAGTGNAELFEAALLDALARRRDAELERGVCLVGPHRDDLELRLGDQVAKGFASHGESWSMALALRLAAYELLRAEGGDPVLLLDDVFAELDSARRQALANVAASAEQVLVTAAVHEDIPQDWDADKIEITMTDDDTGRISQVQARTRANEDRQ; encoded by the coding sequence TTGTACATCAGGAACCTTGCACTGACCGACTTCCGGTCCTGGGCACGGGTCGAGATCGACCTGGCACCGGGCCGCACCGTATTCGTCGCCCCGAACGGCTTCGGTAAGACGAATATCGTTGAGGCGCTGTGGTATTCGTCAACGCTGGGTTCACACCGAGTCGGGACGGACGCACCGCTCATCCGGGCCGGCGCCCAGCGCGCGGTCGTCTCGACCATCGTGGTGAACGATGGGCGGGAACTCGCGGTCGACCTGGAGATCAATGCTGGGCGTGCCAACAAGGCCAGGTTGAACCGCTCCCCCGTCCGCAGTGCGCGCGAAATCCTAGGCGCGCTGCGGGCGGTGCTGTTCGCACCGGAGGACCTCGCCCTGGTACGGGGCGATCCCAGCGAACGGCGCAGATACCTCGACGAACTGGCGACCACCAGACGGCCGCAGGTGGCGGCCATCCGGGCCGACTACGAGAAGGTGCTGAAACAGCGCACCGCATTGTTGAAGAGCGCCGCCGGCGCGAGATACCGCGGTGATCGCAGCATGCTCGACACCCTCGATGTGTGGGACGGTCATCTCGCCGCGCACGGTTCGCGGCTGATCGCGGCGCGGGTCGGCCTGGTCAACCAGTTGGCACCGGAGGTGGAGAAGGCTTATCAACTGCTGGCGCCTGCCTCGCGTCCGGCCGCTATCCGGTACCGCAGCGGTGTCGAGCTGGTCGAAAGCGAGGCCGCCGCAGGAACCGGGAACGCAGAGCTGTTCGAGGCGGCGTTGTTGGATGCTCTCGCGCGCCGCCGGGACGCCGAACTCGAACGCGGCGTCTGCCTGGTGGGCCCGCACCGGGACGATCTGGAGTTGCGGCTCGGCGATCAGGTCGCGAAAGGCTTTGCAAGCCATGGTGAATCGTGGTCGATGGCGTTGGCGCTGCGGTTGGCAGCCTACGAACTCCTGCGCGCCGAGGGCGGCGACCCCGTGCTCCTGCTCGACGACGTGTTCGCCGAACTCGACAGCGCCCGCAGGCAGGCGCTGGCCAATGTCGCAGCATCGGCCGAACAGGTGCTGGTCACCGCCGCGGTGCACGAGGACATCCCGCAGGATTGGGACGCGGACAAGATCGAGATCACCATGACTGACGACGACACGGGCCGGATTTCCCAGGTACAAGCGAGAACTCGAGCGAACGAGGATCGGCAATGA
- a CDS encoding DUF721 family protein produces the protein MSTDDMEPPAHLAHLKGMDLVRRTLEEARGAARSQGKDVGRGRSSRPRKVAGTSRRRWSGPGPDSRDPQLLASVARDLARSRGWSDRVAEGSVFGRWNAVVGEQIAAHATPTGLQDGVLTVSAESTAWATQLRMVQAQLLAKIAAAVGDGVVKSLKIVGPVAPSWRKGRYHIAGRGPRDTYG, from the coding sequence ATGAGTACCGATGACATGGAACCCCCGGCACACCTGGCGCATCTAAAGGGTATGGATCTGGTGCGGCGCACCCTGGAAGAGGCGCGCGGCGCGGCCCGCAGTCAAGGGAAGGACGTGGGCCGCGGACGCAGCTCCCGGCCACGTAAAGTCGCCGGCACCAGTCGGCGCCGCTGGTCGGGGCCCGGCCCCGACTCGCGGGACCCGCAGCTGCTCGCTTCGGTCGCCCGGGACCTCGCCCGCAGCCGCGGTTGGTCCGACCGGGTGGCAGAGGGGTCGGTATTCGGACGGTGGAACGCGGTGGTCGGCGAACAGATCGCAGCCCACGCGACCCCGACCGGATTGCAGGACGGGGTGCTCACGGTTTCGGCGGAGTCGACGGCCTGGGCCACCCAGTTGCGGATGGTGCAGGCGCAACTTTTGGCCAAGATCGCCGCAGCCGTCGGCGACGGGGTGGTGAAGTCCCTGAAAATCGTCGGACCGGTCGCCCCGTCGTGGCGCAAAGGCCGGTATCACATCGCCGGCCGGGGCCCCCGCGACACGTATGGTTGA
- the gyrB gene encoding DNA topoisomerase (ATP-hydrolyzing) subunit B, which produces MAAAKKKAQEQYGADSIKVLEGLEAVRKRPGMYIGSTGERGLHHLIWEVVDNAVDEAMAGYATEVAVRLLDDGGVEVTDNGRGIPVAMHSTGIPTVDVVMTVLHAGGKFEEGAYSVSGGLHGVGVSVVNALSTRLEADICTDGYEWFQTYDNSIPGTLKQGEKTKKTGTTIRFWADPNVFETTNYDFETVARRLQEMAFLNKGLTITLSDERVTADEVTDEVVSDTAEAPKSAEEKAAEAAGPHKVKHRTFHYPGGLVDFVKHINRTKSPIHQSIVDFSGKGEGHEVEIALQWNAGYSESVHTFANTINTHEGGTHEEGFRAALTSVVNKYAKDKKLLKDKDPNLTGDDIREGLAAVISVKVAEPQFEGQTKTKLGNTEVKSFVQKICNEQLSHWFEANPAEAKTVVNKAVSSAQARIAARKARELVRRKSATDIGGLPGKLADCRSTDPRKSELYVVEGDSAGGSAKSGRDSMFQAILPLRGKIINVEKARIDRVLKNTEVQAIITALGTGIHDEFDISKLRYHKIVLMADADVDGQHISTLLLTLLFRFMKPLIENGHVFLAQPPLYKLKWQRAEPEFAYSDRERDGLLEAGRKAGKKINVDDGIQRYKGLGEMDAKELWETTMDPSVRVLRQVTLDDAAAADELFSILMGEDVEARRSFITRNAKDVRFLDV; this is translated from the coding sequence GTGGCTGCTGCGAAGAAGAAAGCCCAGGAACAATACGGTGCCGATTCGATCAAGGTCCTTGAAGGTCTCGAAGCCGTCCGCAAACGACCCGGTATGTACATCGGGTCCACCGGTGAACGAGGGCTGCACCACCTGATCTGGGAGGTCGTGGACAACGCGGTCGACGAGGCGATGGCCGGCTACGCCACCGAGGTCGCGGTCCGGCTCCTCGACGACGGGGGCGTGGAGGTCACCGACAACGGCCGCGGCATCCCGGTGGCCATGCACTCGACCGGCATCCCCACCGTCGACGTCGTGATGACGGTGCTGCACGCAGGCGGCAAGTTCGAAGAGGGCGCCTACAGCGTCTCCGGCGGCCTGCACGGCGTGGGCGTCTCGGTGGTCAACGCGCTGTCCACTCGGCTGGAAGCCGACATCTGCACCGATGGCTACGAGTGGTTCCAGACCTACGACAACTCCATCCCCGGAACCCTCAAGCAGGGCGAGAAGACGAAGAAGACCGGCACCACCATCAGGTTCTGGGCTGATCCCAACGTCTTCGAGACCACCAACTACGACTTCGAGACGGTCGCGCGTCGTCTGCAGGAGATGGCCTTCCTCAACAAGGGCCTGACCATCACGCTGTCCGACGAGCGGGTCACCGCAGACGAGGTCACCGACGAGGTCGTCAGCGACACCGCCGAGGCCCCGAAGTCGGCCGAGGAGAAGGCCGCCGAAGCGGCGGGGCCGCACAAGGTGAAGCACCGCACCTTCCACTACCCCGGTGGCCTGGTCGACTTCGTCAAACACATCAACCGGACGAAATCGCCCATCCACCAAAGCATCGTCGACTTCTCGGGCAAGGGTGAAGGTCACGAGGTCGAGATCGCGCTGCAGTGGAACGCTGGCTATTCGGAGTCGGTGCACACCTTCGCGAACACGATCAACACGCATGAGGGCGGCACCCATGAGGAGGGCTTCCGCGCGGCGCTGACCTCCGTGGTGAACAAGTACGCCAAGGACAAGAAGCTGCTCAAGGACAAGGACCCGAACCTCACCGGTGACGACATCCGCGAGGGCCTGGCCGCGGTGATCTCGGTAAAGGTCGCCGAACCGCAGTTCGAGGGTCAGACCAAGACGAAACTGGGCAACACCGAGGTGAAGTCGTTCGTGCAGAAGATCTGCAACGAGCAGCTGAGCCACTGGTTTGAGGCCAACCCGGCCGAGGCGAAAACCGTTGTGAACAAGGCAGTTTCGTCCGCGCAGGCGCGCATCGCCGCCCGCAAGGCCCGCGAACTGGTGCGCCGCAAGAGCGCCACGGACATCGGCGGGCTGCCCGGCAAGCTGGCGGACTGCCGCTCCACCGATCCGCGCAAGTCGGAACTGTATGTGGTGGAGGGTGATTCGGCAGGCGGCTCGGCCAAGAGCGGTCGCGACTCGATGTTCCAGGCAATCCTGCCGTTGCGAGGCAAGATCATCAACGTTGAGAAGGCCCGCATCGACCGCGTCCTGAAGAACACCGAGGTCCAGGCCATCATCACCGCGCTCGGTACGGGCATTCACGACGAATTCGACATCTCCAAGCTGCGCTATCACAAGATCGTGCTGATGGCCGACGCCGACGTCGACGGCCAGCACATCTCGACGCTACTGCTGACGCTGCTGTTCCGGTTCATGAAGCCGCTGATCGAGAACGGCCACGTGTTCCTCGCGCAGCCGCCGCTGTACAAGCTCAAGTGGCAGCGCGCGGAGCCGGAGTTCGCCTACTCCGACCGGGAACGCGACGGGTTGCTCGAAGCCGGCCGTAAGGCAGGAAAGAAGATCAACGTCGACGACGGCATCCAGCGCTACAAGGGTCTGGGCGAGATGGACGCCAAGGAACTGTGGGAAACCACCATGGATCCGTCGGTGCGGGTGCTGCGCCAGGTCACCCTGGACGACGCGGCAGCCGCCGACGAACTGTTCTCCATTCTCATGGGCGAGGACGTCGAGGCGCGCCGCAGCTTCATCACGCGCAACGCGAAAGACGTTCGTTTCCTTGATGTTTGA
- the gyrA gene encoding DNA gyrase subunit A gives MTDTTLPPGGGDADRIEPVDIQQEMQRSYIDYAMSVIVGRALPEVRDGLKPVHRRVLYAMYDSGFRPDRGHAKSARSVAETMGNYHPHGDSSIYDTLVRMAQPWSLRYPLVDGQGNFGSPGNDPPAAMRYTEARLTPLAMEMLREIDEETVDFIPNYDGRVQEPTVLPSRFPNLLANGSGGIAVGMATNMPPHNLRELGEAVFWCLENHDADEEATLAAVCERVKGPDFPTAGLIVGSQGITDTYTTGRGSIRMRGVCEIEEDSRGRTGIVITELPYQVNHDNFITSIAEQVRDGKLAGISNIEDQSSDRVGLRIVVELKRDAVAKVVLNNLYKHTQLQTSFGANMLAIVDGVPRTLRLDQLIRHYVNHQLDVIVRRTTYRLRKANERAHILRGLVKALDALDEVIALIRASETVDVARAGLIELLDIDEIQAQAILDMQLRRLAALERQKIIDDLAKIEAEIADLEDILAKPERQRAIVRDELKEIVDKYGDDRRTRIVAADGDVSDEDLIAREEVVVTITETGYAKRTKSDLYRSQKRGGKGVQGAGLKQDDIVNHFFVCSTHDWILFFTSQGRVYRAKAYDLPEASRTARGQHVANLLAFQPEERIAQVIQLKSYEDAPYLVLATRNGLVKKSKLTDFDSNRSGGIVAVNLRDGDELVGAVLCSAEDDLLLVSAKGQSIRFSATDEALRPMGRATSGVQGMRFNADDRLLSLNVVRPDTYLLVATAGGYAKRTAIDEYPVQGRGGKGVLTVQFDKRRGSLVGALIVDDDTELYAITSGGGVIRTAARQVRKAGRQTKGVRLMNLGEGDTLVAIARNAEEGDSTDEVNTDVGE, from the coding sequence ATGACTGATACCACGTTGCCCCCGGGCGGCGGCGACGCCGATCGCATCGAGCCTGTCGATATTCAGCAGGAGATGCAGCGCAGCTACATCGATTACGCGATGAGCGTCATCGTCGGCCGCGCGCTGCCGGAGGTGCGCGACGGCCTCAAGCCGGTGCACCGCCGCGTGCTGTACGCCATGTACGACTCGGGCTTCCGGCCCGACCGCGGGCACGCGAAGTCGGCGCGCTCGGTCGCCGAGACCATGGGCAACTACCACCCGCACGGCGACTCGTCGATCTACGACACCCTGGTCCGGATGGCCCAGCCGTGGTCGCTGCGCTACCCGTTGGTCGACGGTCAGGGCAACTTCGGTTCGCCCGGCAACGATCCGCCAGCGGCCATGCGGTACACGGAGGCCCGCCTCACTCCGCTGGCGATGGAGATGCTGCGTGAAATCGACGAGGAGACAGTCGATTTCATCCCCAACTACGACGGGCGTGTGCAGGAGCCGACGGTTCTGCCGAGCCGGTTCCCCAACCTGCTCGCCAACGGCTCGGGTGGCATCGCCGTCGGCATGGCCACCAACATGCCGCCGCACAATCTTCGCGAGCTTGGCGAGGCCGTCTTCTGGTGCCTGGAGAACCACGACGCCGATGAAGAGGCGACGCTGGCCGCGGTCTGCGAACGGGTCAAGGGCCCGGACTTCCCGACCGCCGGCCTGATCGTCGGCTCGCAGGGCATCACCGACACCTACACCACCGGGCGCGGGTCGATCCGGATGCGCGGCGTCTGCGAGATCGAAGAGGACAGCCGCGGCCGCACCGGCATCGTGATCACCGAGTTGCCGTATCAGGTCAACCACGACAACTTCATCACCTCGATCGCCGAGCAGGTCCGCGACGGCAAGCTGGCCGGCATCTCGAACATCGAGGACCAGTCCAGTGACCGGGTCGGGTTGCGCATCGTCGTCGAGCTCAAGCGCGACGCCGTCGCCAAGGTGGTGCTGAACAACCTCTACAAGCACACCCAGCTGCAGACCAGCTTCGGCGCCAACATGCTGGCCATCGTCGACGGCGTGCCGCGCACACTGCGGCTCGACCAGCTGATCCGCCACTACGTCAACCACCAGTTGGACGTCATCGTCCGGCGGACCACCTACCGGTTGCGCAAGGCCAACGAACGGGCCCACATCCTGCGCGGTCTGGTCAAGGCGCTCGACGCCCTCGACGAGGTGATCGCCCTGATCCGGGCGTCGGAGACCGTCGACGTCGCCCGGGCCGGCCTGATCGAGTTGCTCGACATCGACGAGATCCAGGCCCAGGCCATCCTCGACATGCAGCTGCGCCGGCTGGCCGCCCTGGAACGTCAGAAGATCATCGACGACCTCGCCAAGATCGAGGCCGAGATCGCCGACCTCGAGGACATCCTGGCCAAGCCGGAGCGCCAGCGCGCCATCGTGCGTGACGAGCTCAAGGAGATCGTCGACAAGTACGGCGACGACCGCCGGACCCGGATCGTCGCCGCGGACGGCGACGTCTCCGATGAGGACCTGATCGCGCGCGAAGAGGTCGTCGTCACGATCACCGAGACCGGGTACGCCAAGCGGACCAAGTCCGATCTCTACCGCAGCCAGAAGCGTGGCGGTAAGGGTGTGCAGGGCGCGGGCCTGAAGCAGGACGACATCGTCAACCACTTCTTCGTCTGCTCCACCCATGACTGGATCCTGTTCTTCACCTCGCAGGGCCGGGTCTATCGGGCCAAGGCGTACGACCTGCCCGAGGCGTCGCGGACGGCGCGCGGCCAGCACGTCGCCAACCTGCTGGCCTTCCAGCCGGAGGAGCGCATCGCACAGGTCATCCAGCTGAAGAGCTATGAGGATGCGCCGTATCTGGTGCTGGCCACCCGCAACGGTCTGGTCAAGAAGTCGAAGCTCACCGACTTCGACTCGAACCGCTCCGGCGGCATCGTCGCGGTGAATCTGCGTGACGGTGACGAGTTGGTCGGTGCGGTGCTCTGCTCGGCGGAGGACGACCTGCTGCTGGTGTCCGCCAAGGGCCAGTCGATCCGCTTCTCAGCAACCGATGAGGCGCTGCGTCCGATGGGCCGCGCCACCTCCGGTGTGCAGGGCATGCGGTTCAACGCGGACGACCGGTTGTTGTCGCTGAACGTGGTGCGCCCGGACACGTATCTGCTGGTCGCGACGGCCGGCGGCTACGCCAAGCGGACCGCGATCGACGAGTACCCGGTTCAGGGCCGCGGCGGCAAAGGGGTGTTGACGGTTCAGTTCGACAAGCGGCGTGGCAGTCTTGTCGGAGCGTTGATCGTCGATGACGACACGGAGCTGTACGCCATCACCTCAGGTGGAGGTGTCATCCGGACCGCGGCTCGCCAGGTGCGCAAGGCCGGGCGGCAGACCAAGGGTGTTCGGTTGATGAACCTGGGAGAGGGCGACACACTGGTTGCCATCGCGCGCAACGCCGAGGAAGGCGACAGCACCGACGAGGTCAACACCGACGTCGGCGAGTAG